The DNA sequence GTTTATTCCGACTTTCTACTTAAACTAAACTGTTATCATACTTTTCAATTCTATTGAAGCATTGCAATTCACTCCACGATTGCAATCATATTTCCATCAATTAGGGTTTAGCCTAGTGTTCAACTTgttgatgaaaaaaatatgagtTCTATTCTTTAAATTGCTTGTAGCTTGTAATTTGGCTTAAGATGTTTTTATGTTTACCATGTTGTGGGCCATGTATCATGTTTGATGATGATAACTTCTCTAATCCCACATTGAACATCTAGTTTTCTATAtttaaagcattttttaatGTCCAATTGGACAACTATTATTTAGAAATAACTAAATATAATCTGGTTTAGGATTTGTTGATCAGagcattatattttctttttgtaaatgaCTTTTCCAACTACTGTTTATCGCCGGGAGTAGTTTTTGGTTTAACTAACCCTGTTACCCGGCGAGTTATCATCGATGacaattattttttggttttataaagCTATTTCCGGCAATGAAAAGTCGCATTGATCTTGCCTAATTTGTTTCCTTTGCAGATCTCACGTCTGACCATGAGTTTCTCCGTCGGTCTGGGTGTTCCTCAACCTGCATATCTAGCCGTATCGCCCACCCCTGTTTTTAACTTCAATAAACTAGGACGCACAATTCTAACGACAACATCGAGTGGAACTTACGGAGGCAAAATTGCCAAGTCAGCTGCACAATATGAAACTCCCGTACCCGTACCCGTACCGTCACAGTTTCAACCATTGGTTGATCTCCTTCGCGACTCTGCAGACAACGAGTCAGTAAAACAAGCGAAAGCGGTTCATGGTTTCGTCTTGAAATCCGATTTTTCGGATAGGGACTTGCAGGCATTGTTAAATCATGTTGCTCATGCGTATTCCAAATGCTCAGACTATTGTGCGGGTCGTCGagtgtttgataaaatgcctcaaagaaacatattttcatggACTATCATGATTGTTGGGTCGATCGACAACGGTTTCTTTATTCAAGGGTTCGAGTATTTTTACGAGATGATGACCCATGGAATCTTGCCCGatgcttttgcctattcttcgATCATTCATATGTGCATAGGTTTAGATAGTGTTGAGTTGGGTAGAATGGTGCACGCCCAGATCGTTATCAGAGGCTTTGCATCTAATACTTTTGTTAGTACTTCTGTTCTCAACATGTACGCAAAACTGGAGATGATTGAAGATTCATCTAAGATGTTTGAGACCATGACTGAACATAACCAAGTCTCGTGGAATGCAATGATATCAGGGTTTGCCTCGAATGGTCTTCATTTAAAAGCATTTAATCAttttcttagaatgatgaaaggAGGCATCATACCAAATATTTACACTCTTATTAGTGTTTCGAAAGCAATTGGAAACTTAGGTGATattgaaaagggaaaaaaagttcACCAGTGTGTTTCTGAATTGGGTTTGGAATCTAATGTTCTTGTGGGAACTTCTCTAATCGATATGTTCTCAAAATGTGGCTCTCTGAGCGATGCAAGATCTATTTTTGACGCAAATTTCACATATGGTGGAGTTAACACACCTTGGAATGCAATGATCACAGGCTATTCTCGGTGTGAGTTTAGCCAAGAAGCTTTGGAACTATTTGTAAAAATGTGTCAGAATGATTTAAAATCTGACGTTTACACTTATTGCAGTGTGTTCGATGCTATTGCTGCTTTAAAGTTTGTGCAATTCGGAAAGGAAGTTCATGGGATGGTTGTGAAGTCTGGATTAAATTTGAAGGTAACAAGTGTTTCCAATGCGATCGCTGATGCATATGCCAAATGTAGTTTGCTTAAAGATGCAAGGAAAGTATTTGATGGAATGGAGGAGAGAGATATGGTGTCTTGGACAACTCTGGTGACCGCTTACTCTCAGTGTTCTGAATGGGAGGAAGCACTAGCCATCTTCTCTCGGATGAGGGATGAAGGCTTTATACCAAACCAGTTTTCCTTTTCTAGCGTGCTTGTAGTTTGCGCCAACCTTTGTTTCCTTGAATATGGTCATCAAATCCATTCTCTTCTTTGCAAAGCTGGCTTAGACACCGACAAGTGCATAGAAAGTGCTTTAATTGACATGTATGCGAAATGTGGTAATATAATTGATGCATCTAAGGTCTTTGAGAGGGTATCTAACCCTGATACTATTACATGGACAGCTATAATCTCAGGCTATGCTCAACATGGTCTAGTGGAGGATGCCCTTCAACTCTTTAGGAGG is a window from the Carya illinoinensis cultivar Pawnee chromosome 14, C.illinoinensisPawnee_v1, whole genome shotgun sequence genome containing:
- the LOC122293199 gene encoding putative pentatricopeptide repeat-containing protein At1g56570, with amino-acid sequence MSFSVGLGVPQPAYLAVSPTPVFNFNKLGRTILTTTSSGTYGGKIAKSAAQYETPVPVPVPSQFQPLVDLLRDSADNESVKQAKAVHGFVLKSDFSDRDLQALLNHVAHAYSKCSDYCAGRRVFDKMPQRNIFSWTIMIVGSIDNGFFIQGFEYFYEMMTHGILPDAFAYSSIIHMCIGLDSVELGRMVHAQIVIRGFASNTFVSTSVLNMYAKLEMIEDSSKMFETMTEHNQVSWNAMISGFASNGLHLKAFNHFLRMMKGGIIPNIYTLISVSKAIGNLGDIEKGKKVHQCVSELGLESNVLVGTSLIDMFSKCGSLSDARSIFDANFTYGGVNTPWNAMITGYSRCEFSQEALELFVKMCQNDLKSDVYTYCSVFDAIAALKFVQFGKEVHGMVVKSGLNLKVTSVSNAIADAYAKCSLLKDARKVFDGMEERDMVSWTTLVTAYSQCSEWEEALAIFSRMRDEGFIPNQFSFSSVLVVCANLCFLEYGHQIHSLLCKAGLDTDKCIESALIDMYAKCGNIIDASKVFERVSNPDTITWTAIISGYAQHGLVEDALQLFRRMEASGMRANAVTLLSVLFACSHGGMVEEGLNYFQQMEDSYGLVPEMEHYSCIVDLLGRVGRLDDAMEFIERMPIEPSIMVWQTLLGACRVHRNLELGEIAAQKILPIMPKYSATYVLLSNAYIETGNYEDGLILRDMMKEQGVKKEGGYSWISVEGRVHKFYAGDQQHPQKLDIYAKLEVLRVEIQSMGYVPDLSSVL